The Deinococcus sp. LM3 genomic interval GCCGACCAGGGCGGCTGCGTCCTGCTGTTCGACGAGGCCGACAGCGTCTTCGGGAAGCGCGGCGAGGTCCGCGACAGCAACGACCGCTACGCGAACACCCAGGTGAACTACCTGCTGCAACGCCTGGAGACCTTCAACGGTCTGGCGCTGCTGACCACCAACCTAGAAAGCAGCATGGACGTGGCCTTCATGCGCCGCCTGGCGTTCGTGGTGAACTTCCGCGCGCCGCAGGCCCCGGAACGCGAGCGGCTGTGGCGCGGCGCGTTCCCGGCGTCACTGGACACCAGCGGTGTGGAGTTCGCGCGGCTGGCGGCGGCCGACGTATCCGGCGGCAACATCCGCAGCGTCGCCATGAACGCCGTGTTCATGTCCGTGGCCCGCCGCGTGCCGCTGGATCAGGCGCTGGTCGAGGAGGCCCTGCACCTGGAGTTCCGCAAGCTGGGCCGACTGGTGCTGTGACGGCGTGTCGGTGGACGGCGGCGGCTATGGCCTGATCACAGTCGGCACGCAATTCGGATACCCACTCCAGTAAATCGTTCGAATCTGCATTCTGTCGCCAGATCGGATGACGGAATGCAGATTCCGTGCTGCTTTCCAGCAGAAATTGGCCTTCTGTGTGCATATCGTTACGGTGTGAACGAGAAATATGCAGAACGTGAATGGTCGGCCGGGAGGGTGGTGAACGTCGTGATTGTCGGACGTGATCAGCGTACTCCTGTCTGGGCCTGCGACTCAATAGATGCATAAATATGCAATCCGTAGTGATTGGAGTCCGATGGCGGCACGCCCAGATTTGGCTGGACACTCTGTCAAAAATGCGTCTGAATGCGGCTAGATTTGCCGGTTGGATTTTCGGGCGCGCTGAAGGTTCTGAGAATAATCATCCAGGCAGTGATTGACGTTATGCACTCGTGGGGCCTACAATCATGATCATTCGGTTAAATCTGCTCCCGTGAGGGCCGAACCGACCCCGCCCACATCCCCTGAGTTGCGAGGTCAGTCATGGAACCCACCCGTCCCACCGCGCCCGCCGCCCCCTCTTCCCAGCCCTTCCATGAACTGCTGCCGCCCATGACCGCGCACGAGGCGAGTGTCGAGGCCAACCGCTGCCTGTACTGCTACGACGCGCCCTGCCTGCAGGCCTGCCCCACCCACATCGACATCCCCACCTTCATCCGCAAGATCGCCACCGGGAACCTGCGCGGCTCGGCCCGCACCATCCTGGAAAGCAACTTCCTGGGCGGCACCTGCGCCCGCGTCTGCCCCGTGCAGGAACTCTGTGAGGGTGCGTGCGTGCTCGGCCCGGACCACACGCCCATCCAGATCGGCCGCCTGCAACGCCACGCGGTGGATCACGTGCAGGAACGCGGCATTCAATTGTTCACGCCCGCCCCCGCCACCGGGCGCCGCGTCGCCGTGGTCGGCAGCGGCCCCGCCGGGATCAGCGCCAGCGCCGAACTGGCCAGGGCCGGGCACGAGGTCACGCTGTACGAGAAACGCGACCTGGGCGGCGGCCTGAGCACCTACGGCATCATCGTGCTGCGCGAACCGGTCGAGGTCGCGCTGCGCGAGGTGCAGGCCGTCCGCGACCTGGGCGTGAATGTCGTCACCGAGCACGAACTGAGCACCCGCGCGGGCCTGGACGACCTGCTGACCACCCACGACGCCGTGATCCTCGCGCTGGGCCTGGGCGCCGTGCCCGCCATCGGCATTCCCGGCGAGGAACACATCCTGGATGGGTTGCAGGTTATCGAGGCCAGCAAGATGGAGCAGCCCACCGGCGTCGGCACGCGCGCCGTCATCATCGGTGCGGGGAACACCGCCGTGGACGCCGCCACCATCGCCCGCCGCTCCGGCGCGGACACCCTGATGGTCTACCGCCGCACCGAACGCGAGATGACCGCCTACCACCACGAGTACCTCTTCGCGCTGAGCGAGGGCATCACCTTCAGCTTCCTGACCCAGCCCGTGGAAGTCCTGCACGAAGGCGGGCAGGTCACGGGCCTGCGCTGCATCCGCATGGGCCTCGGCGCGCCGGACGCCTCGGGCCGCGCCCGCCCGGAACCCATTCCCGGCAGTGAATTCGTCATCCCCTGCGACACCGTCATCAGCGCCATCGGGCAGGAGAAACCCGCGCTGGCCGCCGCGCTGGGCCTGGACCTGGACGGCGGGTACATCCGCGTGGACGACGCCCTGCAGACCAGCCTCCCGCGCGTGTACGCCGCCGGGGACTGCGTGCGTGCCCGCGGCAACGCCAGTACCGTCATGGCCGTGCAGGACGGCAAGATCGCCGCCGCCAGCATCGAACGCGCCCTGGGCCGCACGCCGAACGTCACCCTGAAACCCACGCCGCCCGCCGAGGTCCGCGAGCACCCGCTGTATCTCGAGGCGCACGGCCCCGTCCTCACCGGCCCGAACCAGCCCGCCGCCGCAACCGCCCCCCTGGGCCACGCGCCCGTCACGGAGGCCCACCATGGCTGACCTCAGCATCGACTTCGCCGGCATCCGCTCGCCCAACCCCTTCTGGCTGGCGTCGGCGCCCCCCACCAACAGCGGCGCGCAGATCCACCGCGCCTTCGAGTACGGCTGGGGCGGCGCCGTGTGGAAGACCATCGGCGCGCCCGTCCTGAACATCAGCAACCGCTACGGCAGCCTCTCCCTGGGCGGGCGGCGCATGCTCGCCATCAACAACGTCGAACTGATCAGCGACCGCCCGCTGGACGTGAACCTGCGCGAGATCGCCGAGATCAAACGCCTCTGGCCCGACCGGGCCGTGATCGTGTCCGCCATGGTCGACGCCGACCCGCAGGCCTGGAAAGACATCGTCATGATGATCGAGGACACCGGCGCCGACGGCATCGAACTCAACTACGGCTGCCCGCAGGGCATGAGCGAACGCGGCATGGGCGCCGCCGTCGGCCAGGTGCCCGAGATGTGCCAGCTGAACACCCACTGGGTCACCAGCGTCACCCGCCTGCCCGTCATCGTGAAACTCACGCCGAATATCACCCACATCGTCGACCCCGCCCACGCGGCGCTGGCCGGAGGCGCCCACGCGCTCTCGCTCATCAACACCATCAACTCCGTCACCCGCGTCGACCTCGACACGCTGCTCGTCTCGCCCAGCATCGGCGGACGCGGCACGCACGGCGGCTACGCCGGCCCGGCCGTCAAGCCGATTGCGCTGAACATGCTGACCGAACTCATGACCGACCCAGATGTGCTGCGCAGCGGCGTCCCCATCAGCGGCATGGGCGGCATCGCCACCTGGCGCGACGCCGCCGAATTCCTCCTCCTCGGCGCCACCAGCCTGCAGGTCTGCACCGCCGCCATGCAACACGGCTACCGCATCATCGAGGACCTCACCGACGGCCTCAGCAACTGGATGGACGATCACGGCTTCAAGACCATCGCCGACGTGACCGGGAAATCACTGCCGCAGATGAGCACCTTCGGCGGCCTCGACCTGTCCCACCAGTCCGTCGCGCGCATCGACCAGAACAAATGCATCGGCTGCGACCTGTGCTACGCCGCCTGTAACGACACCGCCCACCAGTGCATCGACCTCGTCAGCCCCGGCGGCGTCACCGTCGACCCCGGCTACGACATGAGAACCAACGGCCGGCAGGTCGCCGACACCCGCCCCCGCCCCGTCGTCCGCGAAAGCGACTGCGTCGGCTGCGCCCTGTGCGCCAACGTCTGCCCCGTCGACGGCTGCATCACCATGGTTACCGTCCCCAGCGGCCGCGAGAGCATCACCTGGGACGAACTGACCGCCCAGCGCCCCGAAATCGCCCAGAGCTGGGCCGCCATGCAGGCCTACCGCGAAGAAGTCGGCATCGAGATCCACTGAGGCGGACTCCGGTCGCGCACCGTCCACATCACACCCATTGAGAGGTTGCACGCATGATCCTACTGATTCAGAACGGCGAGATTGTCACGGACGGTAAGCGTTTCAGGGCGGACGTGCTGGTGGAAGGGGAAACCATCGCCCAGATCGGCGAGAACCTCGCGGTGCCCGAGGGGGCCACCGTGATCGACGCGAGCGGGAAGTTCGTGTTCCCCGGCTTCATCGACCCGCACGTGCACATCCACCTGCCGTTCATGGGCACGTTCGCGAAGGATACGCACGCGACCGGATCGCAGGCGGCGCTGATCGGCGGGACGACGACATTCATCGAGATGCTCGCCCCGGCCGGAAGTGAGGACCTGATGGACGGCTGGCGCACCTGGACGGGCATGGCGGCAGGCAACAGCGCCTGCGACTACACCTTTCATATCGGCGTGACCCGCTGGGACGACCGGACCGAGGCGACCCTGCGCGACCTGGTGGGGCAGGGCATGAAGTCCTTCAAGGTGTTCCTGGCGTACAAGGGAGCGTTCGGGATCGACGACGCGGCGCTGTACCGGGTGTGCCGTCTGGCGGCGGAACTGGGCGTGGTGGTCACTGCGCACTGCGAGAACGCGGATCTGGTCGCGGAGTTGCAGCAGAAACTCCTCGCGGAGGGCAAGACTGGACCCGAGTGGCACGAACCCAGCCGTCCGGAGAGCGTGGAGGCCGAGGGCACGGCGCACTTCGCGACGTTCGTGGAGATGACGGGCGCGCACGGGTACGTGGTGCACCTGAGCAACGCCCGCGCGCTGGAGGCGGCGCTGGATGCCCGGTCGCGCGGCGTGAAGCTGGACGTGGAGGTCGTGATTCCGCACCTGACGCTCGACAAGACGTACGCCGAGCGGCCCGGCGTGGAGGGCGCCAAGTACGTCATGTCGCCCCCCCTGCGCGAGAAGGGCAACCAGCCCCGGCTGTGGGCGGCGCTGGAACGCGGCGAGATCGCCACGGTCGCCACCGACCACTGCCCCTTCGACGTGGCGCAGAAGCACATGGGCGACGGGAACTTCACGCTCATCCCGAACGGCATTCCCGCCATCGAGGACCGCGTGAACGTCCTGTACACCCAGGGCGTCAGCCGGGGCAACCTGAGCGTCGAACGCTTCGTGGACGCCGCCAGCACCCGCGCCGCGCAGATCTTCGGCCTGTACCCCCGCAAGGGCACCGTCAGCGTGGGCAGTGACGCCGATCTGGTGATCTACGACCCCGCGTACCGGGGCACCATCAGCGCCGGGACCAGCCACATGAACAACGACTACAGCGGCTACGAGGGCTGGGAAATCGACGGGCGCCCCGAGGTCGTCACGGTACGCGGTCAGGTGGCCGTGCAGGGCGGTGAGTTCGTGGGCGACCCGGCGCGCGGGCAACTGCTGCGGCGGTAGGAACGGGCAGAGGGTTCCAGGCACGCTGAACCGGACAGGGTCCGGAGTTCCAAGGAGGAGACGTGACGTACACCAACCCCAGCCCGCAGGCCAGTCCGCCCCTGAATGAGCCGCCCATCGTGTCCATCCGCGACCTGCAGAAGGTCTTCCCGGTGCCCGGCGGGCAGACGGTCGCCTTGAAGGACGCCAACCTCAGCATCCAGAAGGGAGAGTTCATCAGCCTGATCGGCCCGAGCGGCTGCGGGAAGACCACCCTGCTGCGCCTGATGGCCGACCTGGAACAGCCGACCGCCGGGGAACTGCTGATCGCGGGCCGCACCGCCGACGAGGCCCGCCGTGAGCGGCAGTACGGGTACGTGTTCCAGGCGCCCGCGCTGATGGAGTGGCGCACCGTGCTGAAGAACGTGCTGCTGCCGCTGGAAGTCATGAACGTGCCCGGCGACCGGGTAGCGCGGGCGCGCGAGATGCTGAAACTGGTCGGCCTGGAGAAGTTCGAGCGGAACTACCCCTGGCAGCTGTCCGGCGGGATGCAGCAGCGCGTCAGTATTGCCCGCGCGCTGGCGTTCGACCCGCCGCTGCTGTTCATGGACGAACCGTTCGGCGCGCTGGACGAGATCACCCGCGAGCACCTGAACCTGGAACTGCTGCGGCTGTGGCGTGAGACCGGCAAGACCGTGATCTTCGTGACGCACTCCATCCCGGAAGCGGTGTTCCTGAGTACCCGCGTGGTCGTCATGACCGCCCGCCCTGGCCGCATCGAGGGGATCGTGGACATCGACCTGCCGCACCCGCGCAGTGACGACACCCGCGAGGACCCGCGCTTCTTCACGCACGCCACCGAGATCCGCGAACTGCTGAAGAAGGGGCACGCATGAACGGGGGGAGGTCATGACCACCCTGCGGCCCCCGCGCATGGCGGGACTGGGGCCGATGCTGGTCGTGGCGTTGATCGCGGCGGCGCTGTACTGGCCGCTGATGCTCGCCGCGAACGTCGGCCCGGCCGGGCGGACCCTGGCGAGCGGCGCGGAACTCGACTGCCGGACGGCGCTGGCCTGCGCCTCGCAGCTGCGCAACCCGGTGGTGCCCGCCCCGGCGCAGCTCGCGCAGGGCTTCGTGCGCCTGAGTACGCCGGTCACGTCGCCGCTGGCGCTGCCGTACAACGTGGGCGTGACCGCCGGGGAGACGCTGCTGGGCCTGCTGCTGGCGACCGTGACGGGGCTGGGGCTGGCGCTGCTGCTGGTGGCCAGCCGTTCGTTCGAGCGGGCCACGCTGCCGTGGCTGGTCGCGTCGCAGACCGTGCCGGTCGTGGCGATCGCGCCGATGCTGGCGGTGCTGCTCGGGCAGTACGGCGTGCAGGGCTTCCTGCCCAAGGCGATCATCGCGGCGTACATCGCGTTCTTCCCGGTCGCGGTCGGCATGAGCCGGGGCCTGCGCAGCGCCGATCCCCTCCACCTGGACCTGATGCGCACGTACCACGCCAGCGGCGCGCAGACCTTCCGGCTACTGCGGTTCCCGGCCAGCCTCCCGCACCTGTTCACGGCGCTGAAGGTGTCGGTCACGGCGGCGCTGGTGGGCAGCATCGTCGCGGAGATCAGCACCATCTCGTTCTCCGGGCTGGGCAAGATGCTCGCCGAGAACTCGCGCGCCAGTGACACGGTGGCCCTGTGGGTGATCATGGGATACGGCGCGGTGCTCGGTGTGACGCTGGTCGCCCTGGTGAACGTGCTGGAGAGGTGGGTGACGCCATGGAGCAGACGATGACCGCTGTGCGCACCGTCGCCGCCCGCCCCGGCGCGGCCCTGTCCACCGCCGCGGCGCTGCTGGTCGGCGTGGGAGGCCTGCTGCTGGTGTGCCTGACCCTCCCGGCCCCCGGCGAGGGCACGCCCCCG includes:
- the hydA gene encoding dihydropyrimidinase, with translation MILLIQNGEIVTDGKRFRADVLVEGETIAQIGENLAVPEGATVIDASGKFVFPGFIDPHVHIHLPFMGTFAKDTHATGSQAALIGGTTTFIEMLAPAGSEDLMDGWRTWTGMAAGNSACDYTFHIGVTRWDDRTEATLRDLVGQGMKSFKVFLAYKGAFGIDDAALYRVCRLAAELGVVVTAHCENADLVAELQQKLLAEGKTGPEWHEPSRPESVEAEGTAHFATFVEMTGAHGYVVHLSNARALEAALDARSRGVKLDVEVVIPHLTLDKTYAERPGVEGAKYVMSPPLREKGNQPRLWAALERGEIATVATDHCPFDVAQKHMGDGNFTLIPNGIPAIEDRVNVLYTQGVSRGNLSVERFVDAASTRAAQIFGLYPRKGTVSVGSDADLVIYDPAYRGTISAGTSHMNNDYSGYEGWEIDGRPEVVTVRGQVAVQGGEFVGDPARGQLLRR
- a CDS encoding ABC transporter ATP-binding protein, translating into MTYTNPSPQASPPLNEPPIVSIRDLQKVFPVPGGQTVALKDANLSIQKGEFISLIGPSGCGKTTLLRLMADLEQPTAGELLIAGRTADEARRERQYGYVFQAPALMEWRTVLKNVLLPLEVMNVPGDRVARAREMLKLVGLEKFERNYPWQLSGGMQQRVSIARALAFDPPLLFMDEPFGALDEITREHLNLELLRLWRETGKTVIFVTHSIPEAVFLSTRVVVMTARPGRIEGIVDIDLPHPRSDDTREDPRFFTHATEIRELLKKGHA
- the preA gene encoding NAD-dependent dihydropyrimidine dehydrogenase subunit PreA — encoded protein: MADLSIDFAGIRSPNPFWLASAPPTNSGAQIHRAFEYGWGGAVWKTIGAPVLNISNRYGSLSLGGRRMLAINNVELISDRPLDVNLREIAEIKRLWPDRAVIVSAMVDADPQAWKDIVMMIEDTGADGIELNYGCPQGMSERGMGAAVGQVPEMCQLNTHWVTSVTRLPVIVKLTPNITHIVDPAHAALAGGAHALSLINTINSVTRVDLDTLLVSPSIGGRGTHGGYAGPAVKPIALNMLTELMTDPDVLRSGVPISGMGGIATWRDAAEFLLLGATSLQVCTAAMQHGYRIIEDLTDGLSNWMDDHGFKTIADVTGKSLPQMSTFGGLDLSHQSVARIDQNKCIGCDLCYAACNDTAHQCIDLVSPGGVTVDPGYDMRTNGRQVADTRPRPVVRESDCVGCALCANVCPVDGCITMVTVPSGRESITWDELTAQRPEIAQSWAAMQAYREEVGIEIH
- a CDS encoding NAD(P)-dependent oxidoreductase; translation: MEPTRPTAPAAPSSQPFHELLPPMTAHEASVEANRCLYCYDAPCLQACPTHIDIPTFIRKIATGNLRGSARTILESNFLGGTCARVCPVQELCEGACVLGPDHTPIQIGRLQRHAVDHVQERGIQLFTPAPATGRRVAVVGSGPAGISASAELARAGHEVTLYEKRDLGGGLSTYGIIVLREPVEVALREVQAVRDLGVNVVTEHELSTRAGLDDLLTTHDAVILALGLGAVPAIGIPGEEHILDGLQVIEASKMEQPTGVGTRAVIIGAGNTAVDAATIARRSGADTLMVYRRTEREMTAYHHEYLFALSEGITFSFLTQPVEVLHEGGQVTGLRCIRMGLGAPDASGRARPEPIPGSEFVIPCDTVISAIGQEKPALAAALGLDLDGGYIRVDDALQTSLPRVYAAGDCVRARGNASTVMAVQDGKIAAASIERALGRTPNVTLKPTPPAEVREHPLYLEAHGPVLTGPNQPAAATAPLGHAPVTEAHHG
- a CDS encoding ABC transporter permease subunit translates to MTTLRPPRMAGLGPMLVVALIAAALYWPLMLAANVGPAGRTLASGAELDCRTALACASQLRNPVVPAPAQLAQGFVRLSTPVTSPLALPYNVGVTAGETLLGLLLATVTGLGLALLLVASRSFERATLPWLVASQTVPVVAIAPMLAVLLGQYGVQGFLPKAIIAAYIAFFPVAVGMSRGLRSADPLHLDLMRTYHASGAQTFRLLRFPASLPHLFTALKVSVTAALVGSIVAEISTISFSGLGKMLAENSRASDTVALWVIMGYGAVLGVTLVALVNVLERWVTPWSRR